From Chryseobacterium joostei, the proteins below share one genomic window:
- a CDS encoding DUF3408 domain-containing protein: MKKTQNKVEVTIKVNQETGIAKGTYEKLFLDKKNMEKRGEKSIYLREEYHQRLSRIAQIIGGDKIPLYAYLDNILSHHFDLFESMIIEEFEANCKPLF; encoded by the coding sequence ATGAAAAAGACACAAAACAAAGTTGAAGTTACTATTAAGGTAAATCAAGAAACAGGAATTGCTAAGGGAACATATGAAAAGTTGTTCCTAGACAAAAAAAATATGGAAAAAAGAGGTGAAAAAAGTATCTATTTGCGGGAAGAGTACCACCAACGTTTATCCCGGATTGCCCAAATCATTGGCGGAGATAAGATCCCTCTCTATGCCTACCTCGACAATATACTTTCACATCATTTTGACCTATTTGAGTCGATGATAATTGAGGAATTTGAAGCTAACTGTAAACCTCTTTTTTGA
- a CDS encoding ParA family protein: MEKKKKTLKVSIYTQKGGVGKSTITTLLASVLHYRLGFNVLVMDCDFPQHSLSNMRERDRVSIMNSEYHKKAAMKQFQTINKKAYPIIKSKADIALETALENISQLSVEPDIIFFDLPGTANTKGVLTALKSMDFIFSPITADRLVVESTLAFSKAFLQLPPSDDENERLALWLFWNQVDGREKTGLYNAYQEVIEELGLLMMKTGIRDSKRFRKETDDTINYVFRSSLLPAELQLLKVTRFDLFITEFLKIIHL; this comes from the coding sequence ATGGAAAAAAAGAAGAAAACTTTAAAGGTCAGCATTTATACTCAAAAAGGAGGAGTGGGGAAGTCCACAATCACAACTTTGCTGGCAAGTGTGCTGCATTATCGATTAGGTTTTAATGTTTTGGTTATGGACTGTGACTTCCCACAGCATAGTCTGAGTAATATGCGAGAAAGAGATAGAGTAAGTATCATGAATAGTGAATATCACAAGAAGGCAGCTATGAAGCAATTCCAGACCATTAATAAGAAAGCTTACCCGATTATTAAGAGTAAGGCGGATATAGCTCTGGAAACAGCTTTAGAGAATATAAGTCAGCTTTCTGTTGAGCCAGATATTATATTCTTTGATTTACCGGGTACAGCCAATACAAAAGGCGTGTTAACCGCGTTAAAGTCGATGGATTTTATTTTTTCTCCGATCACTGCTGATCGTCTTGTCGTGGAGAGTACACTTGCATTCAGTAAGGCCTTTCTTCAACTTCCTCCCTCAGATGATGAGAACGAAAGGCTAGCCCTCTGGCTGTTTTGGAACCAAGTTGATGGACGTGAAAAGACAGGTCTCTACAATGCATACCAAGAGGTGATCGAGGAGCTTGGTCTACTTATGATGAAAACAGGTATTCGGGATAGTAAGCGGTTTAGAAAAGAGACGGATGATACGATTAATTACGTTTTTCGATCCAGTCTGCTACCAGCTGAATTGCAGCTATTGAAGGTTACCCGCTTTGACCTATTTATAACGGAGTTTCTAAAGATCATTCACCTATAA
- the mobA gene encoding conjugal transfer protein MobA — protein MNAQHKGGRNPKLNRAVHRYVFRLTETENTRFLSLFEQSGLDTKAKFIVSLLFERRIKSIKIDAGANEYTTKLSHFFAQFRAIGVNYNQVVKVIHTNFSDKKTILYVGKLEKYTLELANLCKEILILTKQFETEYLLKKEN, from the coding sequence ATGAATGCACAACACAAAGGCGGGAGAAATCCAAAATTAAACAGGGCGGTACACCGCTATGTTTTCAGATTAACAGAAACAGAAAACACAAGGTTTCTATCACTTTTTGAGCAGAGCGGATTGGATACAAAAGCAAAGTTTATTGTATCACTATTATTTGAGAGACGCATAAAATCAATTAAAATAGATGCTGGCGCAAATGAATACACAACCAAATTATCGCATTTCTTCGCACAATTCAGAGCCATTGGTGTAAATTACAATCAGGTAGTGAAGGTGATACATACGAACTTCAGTGATAAAAAAACGATACTATATGTTGGTAAATTGGAAAAGTACACCCTTGAATTAGCCAACTTATGTAAGGAAATACTGATTCTCACCAAACAGTTTGAAACAGAGTACCTGCTAAAAAAAGAAAATTAA
- the mobB gene encoding conjugal transfer protein MobB has product MVAKIGRGTNIYGALLYNQGKVLNNNGEILHLHHMKETADGNYTAMQLLTSFAPYLLANKNTEKTALHISLNPDPNDSISDEDYIKIAEEYMQKLGYGEQPYVVFKHTDIERTHIHIVSTTVDCKGIKIPDSFEKKKSMDICRELETKFNLSPATEKQFGDPSIPLNPVHYMTGSIKAQIASIVRYLPKYYHFQTLGSYNALLSLFNITSEYIKKEHRGEIKEGLVYFATDENGNKVSNPFKSSLFGKQSGLKELRAHFDKSKEKSASAKSSLTQIIVQAMQLNSNEKTFKEYLIQHGINTVIRRNEQDRIYGITFIDHNTRNVFNGSQLGKQFSANAFQELFSSHDLKLNQNKIVQPIIINQTNSTNNTATSDNLHPFFDFMVNLSNIDGFGFLESLLTGTFAEDSEEQAFEYQMKKKRKKRPT; this is encoded by the coding sequence ATGGTCGCAAAAATAGGAAGAGGAACTAATATCTATGGCGCTTTACTGTACAACCAAGGCAAAGTACTCAATAATAATGGCGAGATTTTGCACCTTCATCATATGAAGGAAACTGCTGACGGAAATTATACGGCAATGCAACTCTTAACTTCTTTTGCCCCTTATTTACTGGCAAATAAAAACACCGAGAAAACGGCACTTCATATTTCACTTAATCCAGATCCAAACGATAGTATTTCTGATGAGGACTATATAAAGATTGCTGAGGAATACATGCAGAAATTGGGCTATGGCGAACAACCTTATGTCGTCTTCAAGCATACTGACATCGAACGTACGCATATACACATTGTATCAACAACAGTTGATTGTAAGGGTATTAAAATTCCGGATTCATTTGAAAAGAAAAAATCAATGGATATCTGTAGAGAACTCGAAACAAAGTTTAACCTATCTCCTGCAACAGAAAAGCAGTTTGGCGATCCCAGCATCCCATTAAATCCAGTTCATTACATGACAGGAAGCATTAAAGCTCAGATCGCATCTATTGTTCGTTATCTTCCCAAGTACTACCATTTCCAGACCTTAGGAAGTTATAATGCATTGTTGTCACTTTTTAATATAACGTCTGAGTACATCAAAAAGGAACACCGAGGGGAAATCAAAGAGGGATTGGTGTATTTCGCTACAGATGAAAATGGGAATAAAGTAAGCAATCCCTTTAAATCTTCATTGTTTGGTAAACAGTCTGGCCTAAAAGAACTCAGAGCGCATTTTGATAAAAGCAAGGAAAAGAGCGCATCAGCAAAATCTTCGCTTACGCAAATTATAGTGCAAGCAATGCAGCTAAATTCAAACGAAAAGACCTTTAAGGAATATTTGATCCAACATGGAATTAACACTGTTATCAGGAGAAATGAGCAAGACCGAATTTACGGCATTACCTTCATAGACCATAATACAAGGAATGTGTTTAACGGTTCCCAACTAGGAAAGCAATTCTCAGCGAATGCCTTTCAAGAACTATTTTCTAGTCACGACTTAAAACTGAACCAAAATAAAATAGTACAGCCAATTATTATTAATCAGACAAATTCAACTAATAATACGGCCACATCAGATAACTTACATCCGTTTTTTGATTTTATGGTAAATCTTTCTAACATTGATGGTTTTGGGTTCCTCGAATCACTACTCACTGGCACATTTGCCGAAGATTCCGAAGAGCAAGCATTTGAATATCAGATGAAGAAAAAACGAAAAAAACGCCCCACCTGA
- a CDS encoding DUF4134 domain-containing protein, whose amino-acid sequence MKNRRLKILLVFAICFSFQNVLLAQGNGVAGISEATQMVTSYFDPATKLIYAIGAVVGLIGGVKVYNKFSSGDPDTSKTAASWFGACIFLIVAATILRSFFL is encoded by the coding sequence ATGAAAAATCGAAGACTAAAAATTCTGTTAGTATTTGCCATTTGCTTTTCCTTCCAAAATGTGCTCCTCGCCCAAGGAAATGGTGTAGCAGGTATATCAGAAGCAACCCAAATGGTAACCAGCTATTTTGATCCTGCAACCAAGCTGATCTATGCGATCGGTGCTGTCGTCGGACTGATTGGAGGGGTGAAAGTGTATAATAAATTTTCATCTGGAGACCCTGACACGAGTAAAACGGCGGCGAGCTGGTTTGGGGCATGTATTTTCCTGATTGTGGCTGCAACAATATTGCGTTCATTCTTTCTATAA
- a CDS encoding DUF3408 domain-containing protein, which yields MARGKERKDFDRPVVDEDYLMQIMSGDEPTLDKIIDKQDEPKESKPRERAKSSLAKKVDYEETFLVNRFPSGRSGKVVYIRSEFHERLLRIVQLTREDKVTLYSYIDNILEYHFREFGGDITDYFNDRFKPII from the coding sequence ATGGCAAGAGGAAAGGAACGAAAAGATTTTGACAGACCTGTCGTCGATGAAGATTATCTCATGCAGATTATGAGTGGGGATGAGCCGACTCTAGATAAGATTATCGATAAACAGGATGAACCAAAAGAGAGTAAACCCCGCGAACGGGCAAAATCATCATTAGCTAAGAAAGTTGATTATGAAGAAACGTTTCTGGTCAACCGTTTTCCTTCGGGAAGAAGTGGTAAGGTTGTATACATTCGATCGGAATTCCATGAACGTTTGCTTCGGATCGTACAATTGACAAGGGAAGATAAAGTAACGCTGTACTCTTACATAGACAATATTTTGGAATATCATTTCAGGGAATTTGGGGGTGACATCACTGATTACTTTAATGACCGCTTTAAACCGATAATATAA
- a CDS encoding DUF4133 domain-containing protein, with product MKYHINKGIGRTVEFKGLKAQYLFVFAGGLLTALILVMIMYMVGIHMYLCLSFCLSTASLIIWKTFALNAKYGEHGLMKLGAKNKHPKYIISRKIITKYLVCKSPNGK from the coding sequence ATGAAGTATCATATTAATAAAGGAATAGGGAGGACGGTTGAATTCAAAGGTTTGAAAGCTCAATACCTTTTTGTTTTTGCCGGTGGGCTGCTTACTGCTCTCATCCTTGTGATGATCATGTATATGGTTGGAATCCACATGTACCTGTGTCTTAGTTTCTGTCTCAGTACTGCTTCACTTATTATCTGGAAAACTTTCGCGCTTAATGCAAAATATGGCGAGCATGGCCTGATGAAGCTTGGCGCAAAAAATAAGCACCCAAAGTATATCATCAGCAGAAAGATTATTACCAAGTATCTAGTATGTAAGTCACCTAATGGAAAATAA
- the mobC gene encoding conjugal transfer protein MobC yields the protein MQEDDLRGLAKIMAFMRAVSILLVLMNFYWFCYSFFYDQGWTLEVLERILKNFQRTAGLFDNSQYSKVFALILLALSCLGTKGVKNEKIKWKNIYICLISGSVLFLLNFPLLKISNPLYMLTTSAGFVLLMVAGLWMSRLLKNRLMDDPFNNENESFMQETRLIENEYSVNLPTKFYYQGKWNDGWINVVNPFRAAIVAGTPGSGKSYAIINNYIKQHIEKGFSMYVFDFKFDDLSLIVYNHLLKHYDKYNVKPQFYVLNFDDPRRSHRCNPLSPSFLSDISDAYESAYTIMLNLNRTWIQKQGDFFVESPIILLASIIWFLKIYQNGIYCTFPHAIELLNKKYSDLFTILTSYPELENYLSPFLDAWEGGAQDQLQGQIASAKIPLSRIISPKLYWVMTGDDFSLDINNPNEPKILCVGSNPDRQNIYSAALGLYNSRIVRLINKKKQLKCSLIIDELPQIYFRGLDNLIASARSNLISVCLGLQDFSMLTRDYGDKESKVIQNIVGNIFAGQVVGDTAKTLSERFGKIVQKRQSISINRNDTSSSISTQLDSLIPASKISTLSQGMFVGAVADNFGEKIEQKIFHAQIIVDTEKVANETKNYKPIPQIRSFLSESGADIMEQEINENYRQIKLDVSIIISNELTRIENDPELAHLIRQE from the coding sequence ATGCAAGAAGACGATTTGCGAGGATTAGCCAAAATTATGGCCTTTATGCGTGCGGTTAGTATCCTATTGGTACTTATGAATTTCTACTGGTTCTGTTATTCTTTTTTCTACGATCAGGGATGGACACTTGAGGTTCTGGAAAGGATATTAAAGAACTTTCAAAGGACAGCCGGCCTGTTCGACAATTCGCAATATAGCAAAGTATTTGCATTGATCTTATTGGCGCTCAGCTGCCTTGGGACCAAAGGTGTAAAAAATGAAAAAATTAAATGGAAAAACATTTACATATGCCTGATATCCGGTTCAGTTCTTTTTCTTTTAAATTTTCCACTCCTTAAAATTTCCAATCCTCTGTATATGCTTACCACTTCAGCGGGATTTGTCCTGCTGATGGTAGCTGGCTTATGGATGAGCAGACTCCTAAAAAACAGGTTAATGGACGACCCTTTTAACAACGAAAATGAAAGTTTCATGCAGGAAACCCGCCTTATCGAAAATGAATACTCCGTTAATCTACCTACAAAATTCTATTATCAAGGAAAATGGAACGATGGATGGATAAATGTTGTTAATCCTTTCCGTGCTGCAATAGTCGCCGGTACTCCAGGATCAGGAAAAAGTTATGCTATTATAAACAATTATATCAAGCAGCACATTGAGAAAGGATTCTCTATGTATGTATTCGATTTCAAATTCGACGATCTTTCATTAATCGTATATAACCATTTGTTAAAACATTATGATAAGTATAACGTCAAACCACAGTTTTACGTCTTAAACTTTGATGATCCACGTCGCAGTCATCGATGTAATCCTTTAAGCCCCTCATTTTTGAGTGATATTTCCGATGCGTACGAATCTGCGTATACGATAATGTTAAATTTAAACAGGACATGGATTCAGAAACAGGGAGATTTTTTTGTAGAATCACCCATCATTCTTCTCGCCTCCATTATTTGGTTCCTCAAGATATATCAAAACGGTATCTATTGTACGTTTCCCCATGCCATTGAACTTCTGAATAAGAAATACTCCGATCTATTTACGATTCTGACAAGCTATCCAGAACTTGAGAACTACTTAAGCCCTTTTTTGGATGCGTGGGAAGGTGGAGCGCAAGACCAGCTACAGGGTCAGATCGCATCCGCAAAAATACCATTATCAAGAATTATATCTCCAAAATTATATTGGGTAATGACCGGAGATGATTTTTCACTTGACATAAATAATCCAAATGAACCCAAGATCTTATGTGTTGGTAGTAACCCGGACAGGCAAAATATATATTCCGCTGCGCTAGGACTTTATAATTCAAGAATTGTTCGTCTAATCAATAAAAAAAAGCAGCTAAAGTGCTCCCTGATTATCGATGAGCTACCCCAAATTTATTTTCGAGGCTTGGATAACTTGATTGCCTCCGCCAGAAGTAATTTAATATCCGTATGCTTGGGATTACAAGACTTTTCAATGTTAACGAGAGATTATGGCGATAAAGAATCTAAAGTAATCCAAAATATAGTAGGTAATATTTTCGCGGGACAAGTGGTTGGCGACACTGCAAAAACATTGTCAGAAAGGTTCGGGAAAATTGTACAAAAAAGACAATCCATCAGTATAAACAGAAATGATACCAGTTCTTCGATTTCCACACAGCTCGATAGTTTGATTCCTGCATCAAAGATTTCAACCTTATCACAGGGTATGTTCGTCGGAGCCGTAGCGGACAATTTTGGTGAAAAAATAGAACAAAAGATATTTCACGCCCAGATCATAGTCGATACAGAAAAGGTAGCTAATGAAACGAAAAATTATAAGCCTATTCCACAGATACGATCCTTTCTATCCGAATCTGGGGCAGATATTATGGAACAGGAAATTAACGAAAATTACCGGCAGATAAAATTGGATGTTTCGATTATAATTTCGAACGAATTGACGAGAATTGAAAATGATCCTGAACTGGCTCATTTAATCCGACAGGAATGA